The following are encoded in a window of Solidesulfovibrio magneticus RS-1 genomic DNA:
- a CDS encoding amino acid ABC transporter permease gives MEGFITAAQASWEAMPYILGGLWWTAGLILGAMLVGFVLGVPLAVLHVYGHPLTRKAVAGYVWLFRGVPILVQLYLFYFGIMAYLSEIPALSFLPLSSGFLSAVIVLGLTSAAYQSQIFRGAMASLPAGQLKAARALGMSDAVAIRSIILPQALRLAIPAWSNEYSILLKDSALAFTIGVLEVMARTRSVAATTHQPLPLSILAGALFFFLTWAGIKTLKRLEAKVRIPGYAHQGSL, from the coding sequence ATGGAAGGATTTATCACCGCCGCGCAGGCCAGCTGGGAGGCCATGCCCTACATTCTCGGCGGGCTGTGGTGGACGGCAGGGCTTATTCTCGGAGCCATGCTCGTGGGCTTTGTCCTCGGCGTGCCCCTGGCCGTGCTCCATGTCTATGGCCATCCGCTCACCCGCAAGGCCGTGGCCGGCTACGTTTGGCTGTTTCGCGGCGTGCCCATCCTCGTGCAGCTCTACCTCTTTTACTTCGGCATCATGGCTTACCTGAGCGAAATCCCGGCCCTGTCGTTTCTGCCGCTGTCCTCGGGATTCCTCTCGGCGGTCATCGTGCTGGGGCTGACCAGCGCCGCCTACCAGTCACAAATTTTCCGCGGAGCCATGGCCAGCCTGCCCGCCGGCCAGCTCAAGGCCGCCCGGGCTCTGGGCATGAGCGACGCCGTGGCCATCCGCTCCATCATCCTGCCCCAGGCCCTGCGCCTGGCCATCCCGGCCTGGTCCAACGAATACTCGATCCTGCTCAAGGACTCCGCCCTGGCCTTTACCATCGGCGTCCTGGAAGTCATGGCCCGCACCCGCTCCGTGGCCGCCACCACACACCAGCCGCTGCCGCTTTCCATCCTGGCCGGAGCGCTCTTTTTCTTCCTCACCTGGGCCGGCATCAAAACCCTCAAACGCCTCGAAGCCAAGGTGCGCATCCCCGGATACGCGCACCAGGGAAGCCTGTAG
- a CDS encoding amino acid ABC transporter ATP-binding protein, which translates to MDDPVILRVENIVKTIGGQRILDDVSFSVKKGHLKVLIGPSGAGKSTLLSCINFLSPPDSGTISLDGKAVDGKSRKELLALRQQVGMIFQDFNLFDHLSALENVRVALVKVKGLDKRAATNRAMEELARVGLADKSTLYPAQLSGGQKQRVSVARALAMDPKVLLLDEPTSALDPELIGEVLTVIRDLADLGMTMVMATHQISFSASLADEFLFMERGRIVERGAPSQLLARDSGSRTQSFCAKLSELAGDGHCEIAPAPRA; encoded by the coding sequence ATGGACGATCCGGTCATTTTGCGCGTGGAAAACATCGTCAAGACCATCGGCGGCCAACGCATCCTGGACGATGTCTCGTTTTCCGTCAAAAAGGGGCACTTAAAAGTCCTCATCGGCCCCTCCGGAGCCGGCAAGTCCACGCTTTTATCCTGCATCAATTTCCTGTCGCCCCCGGACTCCGGGACCATCTCCCTGGACGGCAAGGCCGTGGACGGCAAAAGCAGGAAAGAACTGCTGGCCCTGCGCCAGCAAGTGGGCATGATCTTTCAGGACTTCAACCTGTTTGACCACCTCTCGGCCCTGGAAAACGTCCGGGTGGCGCTTGTGAAGGTCAAGGGCCTGGACAAGCGGGCCGCCACCAACCGGGCCATGGAAGAACTTGCCCGGGTCGGGCTGGCCGACAAGTCCACCCTCTACCCGGCCCAGCTCTCCGGCGGCCAGAAACAGCGCGTGTCCGTGGCCCGGGCCCTGGCCATGGACCCCAAGGTGCTGCTGCTCGACGAACCCACCTCGGCGCTGGACCCGGAACTCATCGGCGAAGTGCTCACCGTCATCCGCGATCTGGCCGACCTCGGCATGACCATGGTCATGGCCACCCACCAGATCAGCTTTTCCGCCTCCCTGGCCGACGAATTCCTGTTCATGGAACGCGGACGCATCGTGGAACGCGGCGCGCCCTCCCAACTGCTCGCCCGCGACTCCGGCAGCCGCACCCAGTCATTTTGCGCCAAGCTCAGCGAACTGGCCGGCGACGGCCACTGCGAAATCGCCCCGGCTCCCCGGGCCTAA
- a CDS encoding amino acid ABC transporter permease, with protein MDDFFAFAWERIIPALDAGLWTSILLIVPASLFGVAIGVSVGALRVYGPRPVVKTLDAYVSLFRGTPLVVQLYFWYFALPYVRIGDFALVLSPMWAAIVGFALCSGAYQSEYIRGGLLSIKRGQLRAAQALGMTPFQSVTSVVLPQAFRRALPGCGNEIIYLIKYSSLASIITVSDLTGMGRSLAKSSFRNTEVFIVVGLYYLALVTIASFLLKIAEKKLEIPGFESKRE; from the coding sequence ATGGACGATTTTTTCGCCTTCGCCTGGGAGCGCATCATCCCGGCCCTGGACGCCGGACTGTGGACCAGCATCCTGCTCATCGTGCCGGCCTCGCTTTTTGGCGTGGCCATCGGCGTGTCCGTGGGCGCGCTACGGGTCTACGGCCCGCGCCCGGTGGTCAAAACCCTGGACGCCTATGTGTCGCTGTTTCGCGGCACGCCGCTGGTCGTGCAGCTCTATTTCTGGTACTTCGCCCTGCCCTATGTGCGCATCGGCGATTTCGCCCTGGTGTTGTCGCCCATGTGGGCCGCCATTGTCGGTTTCGCCCTGTGCAGCGGCGCCTACCAGTCCGAATACATCCGGGGGGGGCTGCTTTCCATCAAACGCGGCCAGCTGCGCGCCGCCCAGGCCCTGGGCATGACGCCCTTCCAGTCCGTCACCTCCGTGGTGCTGCCCCAGGCCTTCCGCCGGGCGCTGCCGGGCTGCGGCAACGAAATCATCTACCTCATCAAATACTCGTCCCTGGCCTCCATCATCACCGTCAGCGACCTGACCGGCATGGGACGCAGCCTGGCCAAGTCCAGCTTCCGCAATACCGAAGTCTTCATCGTCGTGGGGCTGTACTACCTGGCCCTGGTCACCATCGCCTCTTTCCTTCTCAAAATCGCCGAAAAGAAACTGGAGATCCCAGGCTTCGAAAGCAAACGCGAGTAG
- a CDS encoding FAD-binding oxidoreductase produces MDAALLGALGRELGPGFVYDAAARDAAAKDDAGLVIPPEAVFFPADAGDVSRLMVLAGQHGFAVTPRGAGTGLAGGCLAVAGGVVVDLSRMARIERLDTANLCAVVQAGVVTQTLRQAAKDAGLFYPPDPASLTTCTLGGNAATNAGGPACVKYGVTRDYVLGLTAVLPDGEVVRCGTATRKGVVGYDLTGLMVGSEGTLGIITELTVKLIPHPRQVRAAAALFPDARAAVAAVAAVMAAGVSPCALELMDRACLGIVAELLPFDLPGPEAALLLFEADGDPDQAARDIGRMEAVCRDGGALAVLPAENSAKREELWGIRRQISTRIHESAPFYLSEDVAVPIARIPDLIDALPALGQRHGLAVYAFGHAGDGNIHVNITGEAGSRDRALALARDLIAEVLALGGTMSGEHGIGIAKRPFIDMELSARSLSLQRGIKAAFDPAGIMNPGKVLP; encoded by the coding sequence ATGGACGCCGCATTGCTGGGCGCGCTGGGGCGCGAACTGGGGCCGGGCTTTGTTTATGACGCCGCGGCCAGGGACGCCGCCGCCAAGGACGACGCCGGTTTGGTCATCCCGCCCGAGGCGGTGTTTTTTCCGGCCGATGCCGGGGACGTGAGCCGGCTGATGGTGCTGGCCGGCCAGCACGGTTTTGCCGTGACGCCGCGCGGGGCCGGCACGGGGCTGGCGGGCGGTTGTCTGGCGGTTGCGGGCGGCGTGGTGGTCGATTTGTCGCGCATGGCCCGCATTGAGCGGTTGGACACGGCCAATTTGTGCGCCGTGGTCCAGGCCGGGGTGGTGACCCAGACCTTGCGCCAGGCGGCCAAGGACGCGGGGCTTTTTTATCCGCCCGATCCGGCGAGCCTGACCACCTGCACCCTTGGCGGCAACGCCGCCACCAACGCCGGCGGTCCGGCCTGCGTGAAATACGGCGTCACCCGCGATTACGTGCTGGGGCTGACGGCCGTCTTGCCCGACGGCGAGGTGGTCCGTTGCGGCACGGCCACGCGCAAGGGCGTGGTGGGCTACGACCTGACCGGGCTTATGGTCGGCTCGGAGGGGACGCTGGGGATCATCACCGAGCTGACGGTGAAGCTTATTCCGCATCCGCGCCAGGTCCGCGCGGCGGCGGCGCTTTTCCCTGACGCGCGTGCGGCCGTGGCGGCCGTGGCGGCGGTGATGGCCGCCGGTGTTTCGCCTTGCGCCCTGGAGCTCATGGACCGGGCTTGCCTGGGCATCGTGGCCGAGCTGTTGCCCTTTGATCTGCCCGGCCCGGAAGCGGCCCTGCTGCTTTTCGAGGCTGACGGCGATCCGGATCAGGCGGCGCGGGACATCGGGCGCATGGAGGCCGTGTGCCGCGATGGCGGAGCGCTGGCCGTGCTGCCGGCGGAGAATAGCGCCAAGCGCGAGGAGCTGTGGGGCATTCGTCGCCAGATTTCCACCCGCATCCACGAGAGCGCGCCTTTTTATCTGTCCGAGGACGTGGCCGTGCCCATCGCCCGCATCCCGGACCTCATCGACGCCTTGCCGGCCCTGGGCCAGCGTCATGGGCTGGCGGTCTACGCCTTCGGCCATGCCGGCGACGGCAACATCCATGTCAACATCACGGGCGAAGCCGGCAGCCGCGACCGGGCCCTGGCCCTGGCCAGGGACCTTATCGCCGAGGTGCTGGCCCTTGGCGGCACCATGTCCGGCGAGCACGGCATCGGCATCGCCAAACGGCCGTTTATCGACATGGAGCTGTCGGCGCGAAGCCTGTCACTGCAACGCGGCATCAAGGCCGCGTTCGATCCGGCCGGGATCATGAACCCGGGGAAAGTGCTGCCCTAA
- a CDS encoding GNAT family N-acetyltransferase produces MDERASPPPEARDAAMGGGEGKPWMVRQADMGEAGDIAALIVLAFGDVARRFDLNAGNCPTHPSLMTRERIERGMELGTTMLLAFDGGTLCGCVGLRRPVEGVSILERLAVAPACRRLGLGRLLVGRACSLAGQVGAEQVEIGIIAKQHELRQWYETLGFRAVRAARFESLPFEVCYLRKAVGAEALG; encoded by the coding sequence ATGGATGAGCGGGCAAGCCCGCCGCCGGAGGCGCGGGATGCGGCCATGGGAGGCGGCGAGGGCAAGCCGTGGATGGTGCGCCAGGCCGACATGGGCGAGGCCGGGGACATCGCGGCGCTGATTGTCCTGGCCTTCGGCGACGTGGCCCGGCGTTTCGACCTCAATGCCGGCAACTGCCCGACCCATCCCTCGCTCATGACCCGGGAGCGCATTGAGCGCGGCATGGAGCTTGGCACGACCATGTTGCTGGCCTTTGACGGGGGAACGCTTTGCGGCTGCGTGGGCCTGCGCCGGCCGGTCGAGGGGGTCAGCATCCTGGAACGACTGGCCGTGGCCCCCGCCTGCCGCCGCCTGGGGCTGGGTCGGCTGCTGGTCGGCCGGGCCTGCTCCCTGGCCGGGCAGGTCGGCGCGGAGCAGGTCGAAATCGGCATCATCGCCAAACAGCACGAGCTGCGGCAGTGGTACGAAACCCTGGGCTTTCGGGCCGTTCGCGCGGCGCGTTTCGAGTCTCTCCCCTTTGAGGTCTGCTATCTGCGAAAGGCCGTCGGGGCCGAGGCCTTGGGCTAG
- a CDS encoding tetratricopeptide repeat protein translates to MEQAEKQAVALLFQEGRLGEIVERATKLTVLHPGDAYGWTVLSAAMLRQGRNEQAISPLRRALTIAPQQAGLHSNLGLALFGLGRTEEAMACFDRALDIDPEAVGARNNRGNALESQGQLEEACQEYEASLAIAPDQPRTLYNLANTLYALGRPAEAVPRYQAALALCPDYAYALANCGVALTALGRAAEAEDYARRALRLEPGLVEARILLANTLIARGYPADALTVVEAGLDLTPGPELRRLFVACLRGQPAPAAGTPRRERLLAALTDPWTRSVEVAGVVSPMLEADPVIAGCLERALAAWPGRLTPQDLYGPARPGAVAGDTLLRAWLDAGPASSPALERFLTLARSCLLAQAAADEPHVRDVTPADERVTAFHAALARQCRVNEYVFHVSAEEEVAVAVLRDCLADALAGCGLIAPSWVLAAAAYGPLRAVPGHAGLLDRPWPEAVGRVLTQQLVEPAAEQELRGRIPALTPIEDDVSRLVRRQYEENPYPRWVLPAPAEAPVTLAANLRERFPQADLAGVPDGPFLDVLVAGCGTGQHSLETARAYLGARVLAVDLSLTSLCYARRKALEQGVGNIEYAQADLLRLGGLGRDFDLVESSGVLHHLADPAGGWRTLVPLVRPGGVMRIGLYSRLARRGITKVRQMIADRGLSATPETIRAFRQELLDMPWEPSWGRFLLGDFFSASGCRDLLFHVQEHCLDLLEIKTFCLENGLRVIGLEAEPEVVAAYHSRFPDDPAAVNLSNWHAFEADNPDTFLNMYQFWVQRTG, encoded by the coding sequence GTGGAGCAGGCGGAAAAACAGGCCGTGGCCCTCCTTTTTCAGGAAGGGCGGTTGGGCGAAATCGTCGAGCGGGCAACGAAACTCACCGTGCTGCACCCAGGCGACGCCTACGGCTGGACCGTCCTGAGCGCCGCCATGCTGCGCCAGGGGCGAAACGAGCAGGCCATTTCCCCGCTACGGCGCGCCTTGACCATCGCCCCGCAGCAGGCGGGGCTGCACAGCAATCTCGGGCTGGCGCTTTTCGGCCTGGGGCGAACGGAGGAAGCCATGGCGTGTTTCGACCGGGCCCTGGACATCGATCCCGAGGCCGTGGGGGCCAGGAACAACCGGGGCAACGCCCTGGAATCCCAAGGCCAACTGGAAGAAGCGTGCCAGGAATACGAGGCCTCCCTGGCCATCGCTCCGGACCAGCCGCGCACCCTCTACAATCTCGCCAATACCCTTTACGCCCTGGGCCGGCCGGCCGAGGCCGTGCCGCGTTACCAGGCGGCCCTGGCCCTGTGCCCGGACTACGCCTACGCCCTGGCCAACTGCGGCGTGGCCTTGACGGCCCTGGGGCGCGCCGCCGAGGCCGAGGACTACGCCCGGCGGGCGCTGCGCCTGGAACCCGGACTGGTCGAGGCCCGTATCCTGCTGGCCAATACGCTCATCGCGCGCGGCTACCCGGCCGACGCCCTGACCGTGGTCGAGGCCGGCCTGGACCTGACGCCGGGGCCGGAACTGCGCCGGCTCTTTGTTGCCTGTTTGCGCGGCCAGCCGGCCCCGGCTGCCGGCACGCCTCGGCGCGAGCGGCTTCTGGCCGCCCTGACCGACCCTTGGACCCGGAGCGTCGAGGTGGCGGGCGTGGTCTCGCCCATGCTGGAAGCCGATCCGGTCATCGCCGGCTGTCTGGAGCGGGCGCTGGCCGCCTGGCCCGGACGGCTCACACCCCAGGATCTCTACGGACCGGCCAGGCCCGGGGCCGTGGCCGGGGACACGCTGCTGCGCGCCTGGCTCGACGCCGGCCCGGCTTCTTCCCCGGCCCTGGAGCGATTCCTGACCCTGGCCCGGTCCTGCCTGCTGGCCCAGGCCGCCGCCGACGAACCCCACGTCCGCGACGTCACGCCCGCCGATGAGCGGGTGACGGCCTTCCACGCCGCCCTGGCCCGGCAGTGCCGGGTCAACGAATATGTGTTTCATGTGTCAGCCGAGGAGGAAGTGGCCGTGGCCGTGCTGCGGGACTGCCTGGCCGACGCCCTGGCCGGCTGCGGACTCATTGCGCCGTCCTGGGTGCTGGCCGCCGCCGCCTACGGGCCGCTTCGGGCCGTGCCCGGCCATGCCGGGCTGCTGGATCGCCCCTGGCCCGAGGCCGTGGGCCGCGTCCTGACGCAGCAGCTTGTCGAGCCGGCGGCCGAGCAGGAGCTGCGCGGCCGCATTCCGGCGCTGACCCCCATCGAGGACGACGTGTCCCGGCTGGTACGGCGGCAGTACGAGGAAAATCCTTATCCCCGCTGGGTGTTGCCGGCCCCGGCCGAAGCGCCGGTGACACTGGCCGCCAATTTACGCGAACGCTTCCCCCAGGCCGATCTGGCCGGCGTGCCCGACGGGCCGTTTCTTGATGTGCTGGTGGCCGGCTGCGGTACGGGGCAGCATTCCCTGGAAACAGCCCGGGCCTATCTCGGCGCGCGGGTGCTGGCCGTGGACCTGAGCCTCACCAGTCTGTGCTACGCCCGGCGCAAGGCCCTGGAACAGGGCGTGGGCAACATCGAATACGCCCAGGCCGACCTGCTGCGTCTGGGCGGGCTGGGGCGCGACTTCGATCTGGTGGAGTCTTCCGGCGTGCTGCACCATCTGGCCGATCCGGCCGGGGGCTGGCGGACGCTTGTCCCCCTAGTGCGCCCGGGCGGGGTCATGCGCATCGGGCTTTACAGTCGCCTGGCCCGGCGCGGCATCACCAAGGTGCGCCAGATGATCGCCGACCGGGGCCTGTCCGCCACGCCCGAGACCATCCGGGCCTTTCGCCAGGAACTGTTGGACATGCCTTGGGAACCGAGCTGGGGCCGCTTTCTGCTGGGGGATTTTTTCAGCGCCAGCGGCTGCCGCGACCTCCTGTTTCATGTCCAGGAACATTGCCTGGACCTGCTGGAGATCAAGACCTTCTGTCTGGAAAACGGCCTTCGCGTCATTGGCCTGGAAGCCGAGCCGGAAGTGGTCGCGGCCTACCACTCCCGCTTCCCGGATGATCCGGCCGCCGTCAATCTTAGCAATTGGCACGCCTTTGAGGCCGACAACCCGGACACGTTTCTCAATATGTACCAGTTCTGGGTGCAAAGGACGGGCTGA